One window of the Thermoleophilaceae bacterium genome contains the following:
- a CDS encoding Crp/Fnr family transcriptional regulator, with product MQRQVTAATSTNGRVSLVEEDPDLLRGLDPSTAEEIRRVAGVNVVEFDAGPWRGKPLPTPTFGFFILDGVISRGVVIQGRRSAELLGPGDVLRPTASDEIDSSVRFDVSWEMLEPTRVALLDREFAAAVSEYPDFVATLMDRIMRRAHALGFHLAVSHLKLVEMRLLVILWYYADRWGRVTPEGVLLPLRMTHGLLARVVGARRPSVSTALGRLQERRLVDRTDNGHWLLLGPPPRDLGDLAEDAMQG from the coding sequence ATGCAGAGACAGGTTACGGCAGCCACCTCCACCAACGGACGCGTCTCCCTTGTAGAAGAAGACCCGGATCTCCTCAGGGGCCTCGACCCCAGCACAGCCGAGGAGATCCGCCGCGTTGCCGGCGTGAACGTGGTCGAGTTCGACGCCGGACCGTGGCGCGGCAAGCCGCTGCCCACACCCACCTTCGGCTTCTTCATCCTCGACGGCGTGATCTCGCGCGGCGTCGTCATTCAGGGCCGGCGCTCCGCGGAGCTGCTCGGGCCGGGTGACGTGCTGCGACCCACGGCCAGCGACGAGATCGACTCCTCCGTGCGCTTCGACGTGTCTTGGGAGATGCTCGAGCCCACGCGCGTCGCCCTCCTCGACCGCGAGTTCGCCGCTGCGGTGTCGGAGTATCCGGACTTCGTCGCCACCCTCATGGACAGGATCATGCGCCGCGCGCACGCGCTCGGCTTCCACCTGGCCGTGAGCCACCTGAAGCTCGTGGAGATGCGCCTGCTCGTGATCCTCTGGTACTACGCCGACCGGTGGGGGCGCGTCACGCCGGAGGGAGTCCTGCTGCCCCTGCGCATGACGCACGGGCTGCTCGCCCGGGTGGTCGGGGCGCGCCGGCCGAGCGTGAGCACCGCTCTCGGCCGCCTGCAGGAGCGGCGCCTCGTAGACCGCACCGACAACGGTCACTGGCTGCTGCTCGGGCCACCGCCCCGCGACCTCGGGGATCTCGCCGAGGACGCTATGCAGGGCTGA